The Sulfitobacter donghicola DSW-25 = KCTC 12864 = JCM 14565 genome has a segment encoding these proteins:
- a CDS encoding YeeE/YedE family protein: MLDFISEPMLVALIGGFGGVLLGLAARVGRFCTLGAIEDLYYGESPLRLRMWGIAIGIAVMGTFGLSALGWLDLDQTLFLARKWNPAESIAGGLLFGYGMALAGNCGYGALARMGGGDIRSFLIVLVMGISAYVTLGGPLSGLRQYLFGVSEPAPYSAGFAQGISQLTGLSIEVCGFAIGAIICALTLLSRSLRASPSHIFWGAVAGVAVISGWAGTQWVASNGFDGIPVVTHTFSAPIGETILFAMTSSGNTISFGTGSVLGVLLGSFVGTLIRGHFRWESCDDPRELRRQIFGGALMGIGAIVAVGCSIGQGLSAFSVLAYSAPLTLFCIMIGAAIGLRQLIWGFSPKI, translated from the coding sequence ATGCTTGATTTCATTTCAGAGCCAATGTTGGTCGCCCTCATCGGGGGATTTGGCGGCGTTCTATTGGGTCTTGCTGCCCGTGTTGGGCGGTTTTGCACCCTTGGCGCAATCGAAGACTTGTATTACGGCGAAAGCCCTTTGCGCCTGCGCATGTGGGGCATCGCGATTGGCATCGCTGTGATGGGAACATTCGGCCTGTCCGCTTTGGGCTGGCTGGACCTTGACCAAACGCTGTTTCTTGCGCGCAAATGGAACCCCGCTGAAAGCATCGCTGGCGGCTTGCTGTTTGGCTATGGCATGGCTCTGGCTGGCAACTGTGGTTACGGGGCCTTGGCGCGGATGGGCGGCGGCGACATTCGCTCGTTCCTCATTGTCCTGGTCATGGGGATCAGCGCCTACGTGACGTTGGGTGGCCCATTGTCTGGGCTCCGCCAGTATTTATTCGGTGTAAGCGAACCTGCCCCTTACTCGGCTGGGTTTGCGCAGGGCATCTCGCAGCTTACGGGCCTGTCCATCGAGGTTTGCGGCTTTGCCATTGGCGCAATCATCTGCGCATTGACCCTGCTTAGCCGCAGCTTGCGCGCCTCCCCCAGCCACATCTTTTGGGGCGCTGTTGCTGGTGTTGCGGTCATATCTGGCTGGGCAGGCACACAATGGGTGGCAAGCAATGGCTTTGACGGCATCCCCGTGGTCACCCATACGTTCTCCGCCCCTATCGGAGAGACGATCCTTTTTGCGATGACATCCTCTGGAAACACAATCAGCTTTGGCACTGGCTCTGTCTTGGGGGTTTTGCTTGGCTCGTTTGTGGGCACACTCATCCGTGGGCATTTCCGCTGGGAATCCTGCGATGATCCCCGCGAACTGCGCCGCCAGATTTTCGGGGGTGCCCTAATGGGGATTGGCGCGATTGTTGCGGTAGGGTGCAGCATTGGCCAAGGTCTGTCCGCGTTTTCCGTTCTGGCCTATAGCGCGCCGTTGACCCTGTTTTGCATCATGATCGGTGCGGCCATTGGCCTACGCCAGCTGATCTGGGGCTTTAGCCCAAAGATCTAA